The segment GCGTCGTCATCAGCGCGGGCAGGCGGTTGGGCAGCTCGGGGATGAGCGTGCCCAGCTTCTGGCCCTGTTCGATAACCACCGGCAGGATGCTGCCCACCCCGATCATCAGCGCCAGCACCATGCACAGATAGACAATAGCCACCGCGCCGCCGTGCGACAGCAGGCCTCTGGCGCCTGGTGCGGCGTAACGCCGCTGCAGGGCCGGCGGCCAGTACGGGCGCTTCAGCCACTCAACCACAGGCGTCAGGGTGAACGAGACCAGCCACGAGAGCGCAAACAGCAGGATAATATCCTGGAACAGCAGCGCCAGCGACCAGAAACGCTCAAAGACGTATAGCAGCGCCGCCACGCCGACCAGAAAGGCGGCGACACGGTAGATTTGGTGGTTGTTGCCCATGGCGGTTATCCGCAGTGCGCTACATCGCCATCACGAGCTTGCCGAAGACGTCGCCCGCGGTCAGCACACGGTGCAGCTCGCGCGCCGACTCCGCCCCGAACGGCAGCACGCGATCAACCGGCGCCGTCACCTTGTGCGCGAAGACGGCCTGCATGGCCGCGCGGAAGTCGGCCTGGCTGCCCATCGTCGAGCCGATAATACTCAACTGGCGGGAGAAGATGAATCGGCTGTCGAGCTGGATGTTGTAGCCGCTGGTGTTGCCGACGACAAGCATGCGGCCGCCGCGCCCGAGCGAGCGGATCGACGACGTCCAGGTGGATTGCCCCACGTTATCCACGACAACATCCACGCCGCGCCGGTTGGTCAGCCGAAAGACTTCGCGGCTCCATTCGGGCGTCTGGGCGCGGTCGATGACGATAGCGGCGCCGAGCGCTTTGGCTTTGGCGGCTTTCTCGGCGTTGGAGGCGACGACGAGCACGCGCGCGCCGGCCATCCGCGCGATCTGGATCGAGACGGAGTTGACGCCGCCGCCCGCACCGACGATCAGCACCTCTTCGCCGGGGCGCAGGTTGCCCTTGCGGATCAACGAGTGCCAGGCGGTCACCATGACCAGATTTGCGGCGGCCGCCTGTTCAAATGAAATATCGTCGGGCAGCGGCAGCAGATTGCGGGCCGGAATCGCCATCTGCGCGGCGTAGCCGCCGCGCGTCGATTCGCCCAGCAGGTGAAACTGCACGCACATCTGGTCTTCGCCGCGCGCGCAGTATTCGCACTCGCCGCACGAGAGCGTCGGGTTGACGGTCACCCGCTGGCCAACCTTCACCGCGGTCACGTTCGCGCCGACGGCAGCCACCACACCCGCCACGTCTGCGCCGAGGATGTGCGGCAACGGCAGCTTGAGTGCGGGCCAGCCCTCGCGCACGAACAGGTCGAGCCGGTTTAGCGCCACCGCTTTGACGTCGAGCAGCACGTCGGACGGGCCGATCGCCGGCGCGGGCACGTCGGCTTCCTGAAGGACATCGATGGGGCCATGCTGGTGGAATACTACCGCTTTCATGGGCGGGTCTCCCGGTTCAGGCTGTGGCGGAGGCGGCGCGACTGCCGCCCTCCTTTAGGCTCAAGGGCGCGCCATCGCGGCCGTAGCGCACGGCGACAATTTCGGCCATGATCGCCAGCGCGACTTCTTCCGGCGTTACGGCGCCGACATCGAGACCGATCGGGCCGTACACGCGGCGCAGCAACTCGGCGGGCACGCCCTCGCCCTGCAACTGCGCGAAATGCTCCAGCCGTGTCGCTTTGCTGCCGATCGCGCCGATGTAGCGCGCGTTAGTATACACCAGGCGCTTCAGCGCGGGTAGATCGAACTTGGGGTCGTGCGTCAACACCGCCACATAGGTGGCGGCGTCGAAACGCAACTGCGGGATCGCATCTTCCGGCCAGGCATGGATCACCTTGTCGGCGTGCGGGAAGCGCGCGGCGTCGGCGAACCTGGCGCGGCCGTCCACGACGACGACCCGGAAACCGAGCGTGTGCGCGAACAGCGAGAGCGGAATCGCCGTGTGCACGCCGCCGAAGATGACCAGCGTGGGCGGCGGCATAACCACATCGACGAACACCTCGGCTTCGCCGGCGCGTACGATGCCGGACTCGGCGCGTTCCAGCCGCCGCCGGGCCGCCGCGGCCATGGCGGCGCGCAGCGGCTCGGGCGCGCCGCCCGCGATGCTCCCGTCGGCGCGGATCAGCAGCTTGGCGCCGATGTCGCCCGGCCCCGCAATGACCGTCGCCAGCGCGCACGGCTCACCGTCGGCAACGAGTTGTTTGAGCTGCTCGAACAGCGGCGCGGGTTCCATGCTACTGGCCGCTGAGCAACCCCGCGATGCGGTCGGCAATCGCCGCGTGCTCGGCCGATTCCGGGTGCTCGGCCCGGATCTGCTCGGCGATGCGCCGCAGGACGTTCGGGTTGACCGCCGCCAGCGCGCGCGTCGCCTCCAGCCAGCGCTGGCGCAGGTCGACGTTGGGGTGGCCGGCGGCCGTGGCGGCCACATCCGCCGGTGTGCTGGCCGGGCTGATGTGCAGATCGATCTCGCGGGCCAGATTGACCCAGTAATAAGAGAGCATCGGCACCATCAGGCCGCGCATCTTGCCCCACAATATGGGATCATCCTCGCGCACGAGCGAGAAGTAGGCGAGATAGTACGGCCGCGCGCCGGCGTAGTCGCGGTGCACCTGCGACAGCTCGCCGGCTTTGGTCGAGGCGTACGACGCGAGGTACCAGCGCAGGTCGTCGAGCGTCGCGCCGGGGTCGCCGCGCTCGACCGCGTCCCACTGCAGGCGGCAGGCGATCAGGAAGTCCTGCGAGGCAGCGCGGAAATCCTGCGAGCGCTCGACCATCGCGCGGCGCGCGTAGGCGTCGGCGCTGATGCCGTTGCGGCGCGCTTCGAGCGCGGGCTGCGCCAGGTCGCGCATGAGCGGCGCCAGCGGCGGGTAGTCGAGCAGGTCGCGCAGCGATTGGCGCCGGCGCTCGGCCTCGCTGCGCAGCGCGCCGCGCGCCGACAGGCTGTCCACCAGCGCCTGCACGTAATCGGTCTGGGCGCGGTCATTGAGCAGCATGCCGGCGAGCTCGGCGTTATCGATCGGCAGGCCGGCGGCCAGGGCCGCCGCGATAAACGTCGACTCAGCCTGCCGCACGAACTCGTCCAGGCTGGTCAGGCCGGACGCAATGCTCAACGGGACGTGGGCCGAGGCCGTCATGCTCCCGAAGTCGAAGGCGTGCTGCCGAAATGCCAGTTGCCAGATCTGGAACAACAGCGGTTTGCCGCGCGACAGGCCTCGCAATTCGTAGCGGTCGCGCAGCACGTCCAGCATCTGCTCGGCAGTCAACGCGCCCGGCCGCTCGCTGACCAACTCGTAGATGTCTTGCAGCACCGCGCGGCGCTCGGCAAAATCGGCCAGCGGCAGGCCGGCCTGCACGATGGCGCGTTGATAGTTTTCCAGCGGCGACGGCGGCGGCAGCGGCGTCGCGGGCAGCGCGGCCGGCGACGACTCGCCCGGCTCGATGCGCTCCGGCACGCGGAAGTCGCGCGGCGCGACGTACAGGTGCAGGTCGCGGAAGAACACCTGCACGAAGTCGTGGTTGTCTTCGAGCCACGATTTGAACTGGGTGTAACCGATAGCGGTCTCGCTGAACGCCGGCGAGAAGGAGAGGATGGTCTGCTTGAGGCGACTGGCGAGCACCGGCAGGTCGCCGCGCTGGACGTGCGCCTGGATGGCCCGCTCCAGCAGCCGGCGCGCCTCGTCGCGCTCGGCGCTGGCGCCGCGCGGCTCGTCCGGCATCGCGCCCAGTACCGTCTCCAGATAAACGAACTCGTCGCACGACTTGACGAGCAGCATGTGCGTGATCTTGCGCGGGCCGATGCCGAGCGTGTAGCGGCCGTACTCGCGCAGGCGCGAGGCGAGCATGCTGAAGTCGCTGTCGCCGGAGACAATGACGAA is part of the Chloroflexota bacterium genome and harbors:
- a CDS encoding zinc-binding dehydrogenase; the encoded protein is MKAVVFHQHGPIDVLQEADVPAPAIGPSDVLLDVKAVALNRLDLFVREGWPALKLPLPHILGADVAGVVAAVGANVTAVKVGQRVTVNPTLSCGECEYCARGEDQMCVQFHLLGESTRGGYAAQMAIPARNLLPLPDDISFEQAAAANLVMVTAWHSLIRKGNLRPGEEVLIVGAGGGVNSVSIQIARMAGARVLVVASNAEKAAKAKALGAAIVIDRAQTPEWSREVFRLTNRRGVDVVVDNVGQSTWTSSIRSLGRGGRMLVVGNTSGYNIQLDSRFIFSRQLSIIGSTMGSQADFRAAMQAVFAHKVTAPVDRVLPFGAESARELHRVLTAGDVFGKLVMAM
- a CDS encoding XdhC family protein, coding for MEPAPLFEQLKQLVADGEPCALATVIAGPGDIGAKLLIRADGSIAGGAPEPLRAAMAAAARRRLERAESGIVRAGEAEVFVDVVMPPPTLVIFGGVHTAIPLSLFAHTLGFRVVVVDGRARFADAARFPHADKVIHAWPEDAIPQLRFDAATYVAVLTHDPKFDLPALKRLVYTNARYIGAIGSKATRLEHFAQLQGEGVPAELLRRVYGPIGLDVGAVTPEEVALAIMAEIVAVRYGRDGAPLSLKEGGSRAASATA
- a CDS encoding NYN domain-containing protein encodes the protein MTAQIAVFIDFENIAIWARQEFFDFELTPLIEYLQSRGSLVIKRAYGDWTAFRNYRDDLIAHTIDLTQLFSVRESKNRADIRIALDALETAITHPQIDTFVIVSGDSDFSMLASRLREYGRYTLGIGPRKITHMLLVKSCDEFVYLETVLGAMPDEPRGASAERDEARRLLERAIQAHVQRGDLPVLASRLKQTILSFSPAFSETAIGYTQFKSWLEDNHDFVQVFFRDLHLYVAPRDFRVPERIEPGESSPAALPATPLPPPSPLENYQRAIVQAGLPLADFAERRAVLQDIYELVSERPGALTAEQMLDVLRDRYELRGLSRGKPLLFQIWQLAFRQHAFDFGSMTASAHVPLSIASGLTSLDEFVRQAESTFIAAALAAGLPIDNAELAGMLLNDRAQTDYVQALVDSLSARGALRSEAERRRQSLRDLLDYPPLAPLMRDLAQPALEARRNGISADAYARRAMVERSQDFRAASQDFLIACRLQWDAVERGDPGATLDDLRWYLASYASTKAGELSQVHRDYAGARPYYLAYFSLVREDDPILWGKMRGLMVPMLSYYWVNLAREIDLHISPASTPADVAATAAGHPNVDLRQRWLEATRALAAVNPNVLRRIAEQIRAEHPESAEHAAIADRIAGLLSGQ